A stretch of Coccidioides posadasii str. Silveira chromosome 2, complete sequence DNA encodes these proteins:
- the UBC9 gene encoding E2 SUMO-conjugating protein ubc9 (BUSCO:470813at4751~EggNog:ENOG410PK5S~COG:O~BUSCO:14770at33183) produces the protein MSTLCLNRLSEERKQWRRDHPFGFYAKPYRNSQGVLDLKRWECGIPGKAKTVWEGGLFKLDVIFPDEYPTKPPKCKFVPPLFHPNVYPSGTVCLSILSEEDAWKPAITVKQILLGIQDLLDDPNPESPAQAEAYNLFKKDRPAYEKKVRQVVKENPAM, from the exons ATGTCTACACTTTGCCTTAATCGACTCTCTGAAGAACG AAAACAATGGCGGAGGGACCACCCTTTCGGATTCTACGCGAAGCCGTATCGCAACTCTCAAGGTGTCCTTGATTTGAAACGATGGGAGTGCGGGATCCCTGGGAAAGCGAAGACGGTGTGGGAAGGCGGACTGTTCAAACTTGACGTTATCTTTCCTGATG AATACCCCACGAAGCCACCGAAGT GCAAATTCGTTCCACCACTTTTCCACCCAAATGTTTACCCTTCGGGAACCGTGTGCTTATCCATCCTAAGCGAAGAGGATGCGTGGAAGCCGGCCATCACTGTCAAGCAGATCCTTCTAGGCATCCAGGACCTGCTTGATGACCCCAACCCAGAATCTCCCGCCCAGGCAGAAGCGTACAATTTGTTTAAGAAGGACCGGCCAGCTTATGAGAAGAAGGTCCGCCAGGTTGTGAAGGAGAATCCTGCGATGTGA
- a CDS encoding uncharacterized protein (EggNog:ENOG410PSN8~COG:S~BUSCO:16469at33183), which yields MFLSSPLSVSPRSILTRHSASASAARINSVFRHSARLPSQLPRTVNWRPAYRTMASGAPKKPDWIVIVPDAASTTLEKRMGFRDAHISNLGPIIESGFLKMGGAVLSHHPKNGEAPPMKGSALIVQADSEEEIRDILAKDVYATSGVWDLDNVKVYPFRCAFNAYER from the exons ATGTTCCTCTCATCCCCCCTCTCCGTATCCCCTCGTTCAATTCTCACCCGCCATTCGGCATCAGCCTCAGCAGCAAGAATAAATTCAGTGTTCCGACACTCGGCAAGGCTACCATCTCAGCTCCCTAGGACAGTTAACTGGAGACCAGCGTACAGGACAATGGCGAGCGGCGCACCAAAGAAGCCGGACTGGATTGTCATCGTGCCAGATGCGGCCAgcactactcttgagaaaagGATGGGGTTTAGAGA CGCGCATATCAGCAACTTAGGCCCGATCATCGAATCTGGGTTCCTCAAAATGGGAG GCGCGGTCCTATCTCACCACCCCAAGAACGGTGAGGCTCCCCCCATGAAGGGAAGCGCACTGATTGTCCAAGCGGACTCTGAAGAGGAGATCCGTGACATCCTGGCAAAAGATGTCTATGCCACATCGGGAGTATGGGATTTGGACAAT GTGAAAGTGTATCCG TTCCGATGTGCATTCAATGCCTATGAAAGATAA
- a CDS encoding uncharacterized protein (EggNog:ENOG410PJ6D~COG:L~BUSCO:8507at33183) translates to MAAPPAAPKGGLSLYANLLDPSDTPSASSTISRAPVVFKQATDGESQQDDAASKKQQISAVPASLRFQPTKRPQLPSQKLKAKPGIPKPPVLPTSASLVSQGTAPAPAIGAARPQAKSTLADWTATADDDDVNGFYGEKRQRGGRKKRKKNRDAEVVYNWDDIYDPSRPNNYDQYKHSDEKIREVREWKDRLYAHRMARRMSSDMESDDDYRTRPMNKQFAPPTQFAPPPNLNDIPREPSAPNSPVTEAVPPPTAPLLDDQTGEDAFARRLRMSQSIAQTSDIAAEYSIPPPPLEEIPPEPTPATSRDAYSSATISRAPVRYTLPPPPDDIPATEEELEAAFAKETEEEPEGGEGAPRSLRPGQKGFAERLLSKYGWTKGSGLGASGTGIVNPLQVKVQKQKKRPDAEGGGFATPAGRGKIIGGHQKKQEEGKFGAMSEVVVLHGMLDGMDLDAELEAGDDGGLMQEIGDECGEKYGRVERVFIDRSAKGQVPVFVKFTNQLSALRAVNALEGRIFNGNTITARFFDTEKFEKGIYK, encoded by the exons ATGGCTGCTCCGCCGGCTGCTCCCAAGGGCGGCCTGTCTCTTTATGCCAACCTACTTGATCCGTCAGATACTCCCTCCGCCTCGAGTACCATCTCCCGCGCCCCGGTAGTATTCAAGCAAGCTACCGATGGTGAATCTCAACAAGATGACGCAGCTTCAAAGAAGCAGCAGATAAGTGCTG TTCCAGCCTCTTTACGATTTCAACCCACCAAAAGACCTCAATTACCTTCTCAGAAACTGAAAGCGAAGCCCGGTATACCCAAGCCTCCTGTTCTCCCCACTTCTGCGAGCCTAGTGAGCCAAGGCACCGCACCCGCTCCCGCAATAGGTGCAGCCAGGCCTCAGGCGAAAAGCACCCTTGCCGACTGGACTGCCACGgcggatgatgatgacgtgAACGGATTTTATGGGGAGAAAAGACAACGCGGTGGCCGGAAAAAGCGCAAGAAGAATCGCGACGCAGAGGTAGTTTATAACTGGGATGATATTTATGACCCATCCCGCCCAAACAACTACGATCAATACAAACATAGCGACGAGAAGATTAGGGAAGTCAGAGAATGGAAAGATCGCCTGTATGCTCACCGAATGGCCAGAAGGATGAGCAGCGATATGGAAAGCGATGACGATTATCGAACAAGGCCGATGAATA AGCAATTTGCGCCCCCTACACAGTTTGCACCCCCGCCCAACCTTAACGACATCCCTCGGGAGCCATCTGCGCCGAATTCTCCAGTCACGGAAGCCGTTCCGCCACCTACAGCACCCCTGCTGGACGATCAAACTGGGGAAGATGCATTTGCACGGCGTCTTCGGATGAGCCAAAGCATAGCACAGACCTCAGATATCGCTGCCGAATATTCTATTCCTCCACCTCCCCTGGAAGAGATTCCGCCCGAGCCAACACCAGCCACGTCCAGAGACGCATACTCTTCAGCAACCATCTCCCGCGCGCCTGTTAGATATACTTTACCTCCTCCTCCGGATGACATACCTGCAACTGAGGAAGAACTCGAGGCCGCCTTTGCGAAAGAGACTGAGGAAGAGCCAGAGGGTGGTGAGGGAGCACCGCGCTCTCTACGCCCGGGACAAAAGGGGTTCGCAGAAAGGCTTCTATCAAAATATGGATGGACAAAGGGGTCTGGTTTGGGTGCTAGCGGGACGGGTATAGTCAATCCGCTCCAAGTCAAGGTtcagaaacaaaagaaaaggccaGATGCGGAGGGTGGAGGCTTTGCCACCCCAGCTGGACGGGGTAAAATCATTGGTGGACATCAGAAGAAGCAAGAAGAAGGCAAGTTTGGTGCTATGAGCGAGGTGGTGGTGCTTCATGGAATGTTGGATGGAATGGACCTGGATGCGGAGCTGGAAGCTGGGGATGACGGAGGTTTGATGCAGGAGATTGGTGACGAATGTGGCGAGAAG TACGGACGCGTGGAGAGAGTCTTTATCGATCGGTCTGCCAAAGGCCAAGTGCCTGTCTTCGTAAAATTTACAAACCAGCTATCTGCTTTACGA GCTGTGAACGCCCTTGAGGGTCGCATATTTAATGGAAATACGATCACCGCCCGCTTCTTTGACACTGAGAAGTTTGAAAAAGGAATCTACAAGTGA
- a CDS encoding uncharacterized protein (EggNog:ENOG410PIHV~COG:I~BUSCO:4915at33183), whose amino-acid sequence MSTLANSLPGKAQSTAIIIPGKPDALTISYERLHADILAFQSKLARLGITHASAVSVALPNSYEFIVSFLATSWQRAIAAPLNPAYKQDEFEFYIGDLSSALALVPMGSYGQDGPAVRAARKYNAAIAECYWNGKQVVLDIKEHGKLAGRENQNVETAQPDDIALVLHTSGTTGRPKAVPLTHRNLTRTMRNIQATYSLTENDRTLLVMPLFHVHGLLAAFLAPLLSGGSAVVPLKFSASEFWSDFITYKANWYTAVPTIHQILLKNPIPSPVPNIRFIRSCSSPLSPKTFHDLQKALQAPVLEAYAMTEAAHQMTSNPLPPGKRIPGSVGIGQGVDVRILDSEGNEVSQGTEGEICIRGENVTKGYLNNPTANKSSFTKGGFFRTGDQGKKDKDGYVYITGRIKELINKGGEKISPIELDNVITQNPHVAEAVSFAIPDQIYGEDIGVAVVLKKRGSISEDALKAELAPKVAKFKVPKKIWILLEIPKTATGKIQRRKVAEAMLKESPAPKL is encoded by the exons ATGTCTACCCTTGCAAACTCCTTACCCGGCAAAGCTCAGAGCACTGCTATTATCATCCCCGGCAAACCAGATGCATTAACCATTAGTTATGAGAGACTGCATGCCGATATACTTGCATTCCAATCAAAATTAGCCCGCTTAGGCATCACTCATGCCTCCGCGGTCTCCGTTGCTCTCCCGAATTCGTACGAATTCATTGTCTCGTTTCTTGCTACCTCATGGCAAAGAGCAATCGCTGCTCCTCTGAATCCGGCTTATAAGCAGGATGAATTTGAATTCTATATTGGTGACTTGAGCTCGGCCCTGGCGCTCGTGCCAATGGGTTCCTATGGACAGGATGGCCCTGCGGTTCGTGCTGCAAGGAAGTATAACGCTGCTATTGCGGAATGTTACTGGAACGGCAAGCAGGTCGTGTTGGACATAAAGGAGCATGGAAAGCTAGCCGGACGGGAGAACCAGAATGTTGAAACTGCACAACCGGATGACATTGCACTTGTTTTGCATACTAGTGGAACTACGGGTAGACCCAAAGCT GTTCCTCTTACCCATAGAAACTTGACAAGGACGATGA GAAATATCCAAGCAACCTATTCCTTGACTGAAAATGACCGAACCCTCCTTGTGATGCCCCTTTTCCATGTCCATGGACTTCTAGCGGCTTTTCTTGCACCTCTTCTCTCTGGTGGTTCAGCAGTAGTCCCGCTCAAGTTTTCGGCTTCAGAATTCTGGTCCGATTTCATCACTTACAAGGCGAACTGGTATACGGCCGTCCCGACCATTCACCAAATACTGCTCAAGAATCCTATCCCATCACCAGTTCCTAATATTCGCTTCATTCGCTCCTGCTCCTCACCTCTTTCGCCAAAAACTTTCCATGACCTGCAGAAGGCCCTTCAGGCACCCGTGCTGGAAGCTTATGCTATGACAGAAGCAGCCCACCAAATGACAAGCAACCCTCTTCCCCCAGGGAAACGTATTCCCGGCAGTGTGGGTATCGGCCAAGGTGTTGATGTCAGAATCCTCGATTCGGAAGGCAACGAAGTCTCACAAGGTACAGAGGGCGAAATCTGTATCCGCGGCGAAAACGTCACTAAGGGTTATCTCAACAACCCCACCGCCAACAAGTCGTCTTTCACAAAAGGCGGCTTCTTCCGAACTGGCGACCAGGGCAAAAAGGATAAGGATGGCTACGTCTACATCACAGGCCGGATCAAAGAACTTATCAATAAAGGCGGAGAGAAAATTAGCCCCATCGAGCTTGATAATGTGATTACACAGAATCCTCATGTAGCCGAGGCGGTCTCCTTCGCCATCCCAGATCAAATTTACGGAGAAGATATTGGCGTAGCAGTTGTCCTTAAAAAGAGAGGGAGCATCTCCGAGGACGCATTGAAGGCTGAGCTAGCGCCAAAGGTCGCCAAGTTCAAGGTCCCAAAGAAG ATCTGGATCCTCCTTGAAATCCCTAAAACTGCAACAG GTAAAATCCAACGTCGAAAGGTCGCTGAAGCAATGCTCAAGGAGTCTCCTGCACCGAAGCTttaa